A genomic stretch from Pseudoliparis swirei isolate HS2019 ecotype Mariana Trench chromosome 18, NWPU_hadal_v1, whole genome shotgun sequence includes:
- the LOC130208162 gene encoding transmembrane and coiled-coil domains protein 2-like, giving the protein MACGGAEGFGVGEPQRTRAALEHLQQKVLKVTEQIRVEQEARDDNVAEYLKLAQNADKQQASRIKQVFEKKNQKSAQTIAHLHKKLEHYHRKLKETEQGRLSSSISLEFFPLT; this is encoded by the exons ATGGCCTGTGGGGGTGCAGAGGGTTTCGGGGTTGGCGAGCCACAGCGGACACGTGCTGCCTTAGAGCATCTGCAGCAGAAGGtcctgaaggtcaccgagcAGATCCGCGTGGAGCAGGAGGCCCGTGACGACAACGTCGCAGAGTACCTGAAGTTGGCCCAAAACGCCGACAAACAGCAGGCGTCCAGGATCAAGCAGGTGTTTGAGAAGAAGAACCAGAAGTCGGCACAGACCATCGCACACTTGCACAAGAAACTAGAGCACTATCACAGGAAGCTCAAGGAGACAGAGCAG GGCCGGCTCTCCTCATCTATCTCCCTGGAGTTCTTTCCCTTAACCtaa
- the tmcc2 gene encoding transmembrane and coiled-coil domains protein 2, with amino-acid sequence MQQGLKDVRANVRAGISGFGGGVVEGVKGGVTALTHTAVVSKPREFASLIRNKFGSADNIAHLKDSLEDGVGGHSEDTLTPRALSGSATLVSSPKYGSDDECSSATSGSAAGSNSGGVGGVGGLLGPTMGSPRLDGHHHHHHHMHSSWDSLLEGLQEIKASQAHMEDAIEDMKGQLQSDYSYMTQSLQEERYRYERLEEQLNDLTELHQNEMTNLKQELASMEEKVAYQSYERARDIQEAVESCLTRITKLELQQQQQQVVQLEGVENANARALLGKLINVILALMAVLLVFVSTLANFITPLMKTRARVAATVLLTLLLFVLWKQWDFMEPWLLPS; translated from the exons ATGCAGCAGGGATTAAAGGACGTCAGGGCTAATGTTCGTGCTGGGATAAGTGGTTTTGGAGGTGGAGTAGTTGAAGGGGTCAAAGGTGGAGTAACTGCCCTCACTCACACAGCCGTGGTCTCCAAGCCGAGGGAGTTCGCCAGTCTTATCAGGAACAAGTTTGGCAGCGCAGATAACATCGCTCACCTGAAGGACTCACTTGAGGACGGAGTCGGGGGCCACTCTGAGGACACCCTGACGCCTCGTGCACTGAGCGGAAGCGCTACTCTGGTCTCCAGCCCAAAGTACGGCAGCGACGACGAGTGCTCCAGCGCCACGTCCGGCTCCGCAGCAGGCAGTAATTCAGGTGGTGTGGGTGGAGTAGGGGGACTTTTGGGTCCAACCATGGGGAGCCCCAGACTGGAtggacaccaccaccaccaccaccacatgcaCAGCTCCTGGGACTCTCTTCTTGAGGGCCTGCAGGAGATCAAAGCCAGTCAGGCGCACATGGAGGACGCCATCGAGGACATGAAGGGTCAGCTGCAGAGTGACTACTCCTACATGACACAGAGCCTGCAGGAAGAAAGATACAG GTATGAGCGACTTGAAGAACAGTTGAATGACTTAACGGAGCTCCATCAGAATGAGATGACTAACCTTAAACAGGAGCTCGCCAGCATGGAGGAAAAAGTCGCCTACCAGTCCTACGAGAGAGCCAGAGATATTCAG gagGCGGTGGAGTCGTGCCTGACCCGCATCACCAAGctggagctgcagcagcagcagcagcaggtggtgCAGTTGGAGGGAGTGGAGAACGCCAATGCCCGAGCTCTGCTGGGCAAACTCATCAACGTCATCCTGGCGCTCATGGCCGTGCTGCTGGTTTTCGTCTCCACCTTGGCCAACTTCATCACTCCGCTGATGAAGACCCGAGCCCGGGTGGCCGCCACCGTCCTGCTGACCTTGCTTCTGTTCGTCCTGTGGAAGCAGTGGGACTTCATGGAGCCGTGGCTGCTGCCCAGCTGA